A genome region from Mycobacterium florentinum includes the following:
- a CDS encoding TetR/AcrR family transcriptional regulator: MPTVTWARVDPARRTAIIEAAEAEFGAHGFSGGSLNVIARRAGVAKGSLFQYFADKRDLFAFIADIGSQRVRTYMEDLIRELDPNRPFFEFLTELLDGWVAYFAEHPRERSLHAAATLEVDTDARVSVRSVIHRHYLEVLRPLVHGAQTRGDLRADADTDALLSLLLLIFPHLALAPYMRGLDPILGLDEPSPEQPALAVRRLVAVLIAAFAASPATPNASNNPAPMRSEEVT, translated from the coding sequence ATGCCAACCGTGACATGGGCACGTGTCGACCCCGCTCGACGCACAGCCATCATCGAGGCCGCCGAGGCCGAGTTCGGGGCGCACGGGTTTTCCGGCGGCAGCCTGAACGTCATCGCGCGCCGGGCCGGGGTCGCCAAGGGCAGTCTGTTCCAGTACTTCGCGGACAAGCGCGACTTGTTCGCTTTCATCGCCGACATCGGCAGCCAGCGGGTCCGCACCTACATGGAAGACCTGATCCGCGAACTCGACCCGAACCGGCCGTTCTTCGAATTTCTCACCGAGCTGCTCGACGGCTGGGTCGCCTACTTCGCCGAGCATCCGCGGGAACGATCGCTGCACGCCGCGGCGACCCTGGAGGTCGATACCGACGCCCGCGTCAGCGTGCGCAGCGTCATCCACCGGCACTACCTGGAGGTGCTGCGGCCACTGGTGCACGGCGCCCAGACCCGCGGCGATCTGCGCGCCGACGCCGACACCGACGCGCTGCTGTCGCTGCTGTTGCTGATCTTTCCGCACCTGGCGTTGGCGCCCTACATGCGCGGCCTGGACCCGATCCTCGGCCTCGACGAGCCCAGCCCGGAACAGCCGGCGCTGGCCGTGCGCAGGCTGGTCGCGGTGCTGATCGCCGCGTTCGCGGCCTCGCCGGCGACACCGAATGCCTCGAATAACCCAGCCCCAATGCGATCTGAGGAGGTCACATGA
- a CDS encoding helix-turn-helix transcriptional regulator — MFEHWPIVGRSREIDEVGRLLAATEGLRGVALSGKAGVGKSRLAREAVLAAADAGWTVRSTAATVTSRTIPLGAFATWTDDAEGAPHTSARRVVDALTAGTQPDRLLVFVDDAHLLDDLSALVLHQLVQLQAATVIVTIRTGERAPAAVTALWKDGPVERLEVDPLTHGQIDELLLAVTGCAPDQRCGDELWRLTRGNVLFLRQLVEQELRAGRMVSDDGVLRWQGNLGVSGSLAELVDAQIGAIPDDVRDVVDLVAVSEPVDWQCLRLLAEQDAIEEAEQRGLIRLSADEVYIGHPMFAEVRLDRCGSSRLRRLRGQVATAMKDGGRAAKVMTRGLLWLESDLPPEPDVLLSAATAASSLLDFETAERLFRAAADTGIGAQARIPLAYSLFMMEKGELALEVLEGVEVDEATESAFINDVVMRASNLMWGMRSPERSWRLIDDALKASHGARRQQLLVFRANQLALAAKPLEVLATMADVDYEDLDPYGATMAYSAESMAYGELGQPDQAAARAIDADEALTLSEQGKFLRQTLMEFHTFALVAGGRIAEAVDVAEWHLRAHHDEPPDVRAVASEILGMVMLAAGDLNAALRHLPHEVDAKNANSFHVVNSFHRFHLLRAQALARSGDADAAADALKTARAHQHPAYVYVTSTELLSEAWLAAVRSRSTEARQLARKAADFARDHDQLAREVWCLQTAVQFDDTDAAERLADLATRVEGPRVAVAARYAAALQADDAGELDRVSAEFEAMGDLLTGADAAGQAATSHRRAGRAGSAMTAAARAHRLAARCHGATSPAVEAASFAPPFTNREREIAVLAAQGLSNREIAEAVSLSVRTVESHIYRACSKAGVAGRTGLADVIGGAARTPRYGTTAR; from the coding sequence GTGTTCGAACACTGGCCCATCGTCGGCAGAAGCAGGGAGATCGACGAGGTCGGCCGCCTGCTCGCCGCCACCGAAGGGCTGCGCGGTGTCGCATTGTCGGGCAAAGCCGGGGTGGGCAAGTCGCGATTGGCCCGCGAGGCCGTGCTGGCGGCCGCGGATGCCGGGTGGACGGTCCGCAGCACTGCCGCCACCGTTACCAGCCGCACGATTCCGCTGGGCGCCTTCGCAACATGGACCGATGATGCCGAGGGCGCACCACATACGTCAGCGCGCCGGGTCGTTGACGCGCTGACCGCCGGTACGCAACCGGACCGTCTCCTGGTCTTCGTCGACGACGCCCATCTCCTCGACGATCTGTCCGCCCTGGTGCTGCATCAACTCGTGCAGTTGCAGGCCGCGACGGTCATCGTCACGATTCGTACGGGCGAGCGGGCTCCAGCCGCAGTGACGGCGCTCTGGAAAGACGGACCGGTGGAGCGGCTCGAGGTCGACCCGTTGACCCACGGCCAGATCGACGAGCTGTTGCTGGCAGTGACGGGGTGCGCACCCGATCAGCGGTGCGGGGACGAACTGTGGCGTCTCACCCGCGGAAACGTACTGTTCCTGCGGCAGCTGGTCGAACAGGAGTTGCGCGCGGGACGCATGGTCAGCGACGACGGCGTGCTGCGCTGGCAGGGAAACCTCGGAGTGTCAGGGTCCCTCGCTGAGCTGGTGGATGCCCAGATCGGCGCCATTCCCGACGACGTGCGCGACGTCGTCGATCTCGTGGCCGTTTCCGAACCCGTCGACTGGCAGTGCCTGAGACTGCTCGCCGAGCAGGACGCCATTGAAGAGGCCGAACAGCGCGGCTTGATCCGGTTGTCCGCCGACGAGGTCTACATCGGCCATCCCATGTTCGCCGAGGTGCGCCTGGATCGCTGCGGCTCCTCGCGGTTGCGACGCCTTCGTGGCCAGGTCGCGACCGCGATGAAGGACGGCGGGCGCGCCGCGAAGGTAATGACGCGGGGACTGCTCTGGTTGGAGTCGGACCTTCCGCCCGAGCCCGACGTCTTGCTGTCGGCCGCCACGGCGGCGAGTTCGCTGTTGGACTTTGAGACCGCGGAGCGGCTCTTTCGCGCCGCCGCCGACACCGGCATCGGGGCACAGGCGCGCATACCTCTGGCCTACTCGCTGTTCATGATGGAGAAGGGCGAGCTTGCGCTGGAAGTCCTCGAGGGCGTCGAGGTCGACGAAGCGACGGAATCCGCTTTCATCAACGACGTGGTGATGCGCGCGTCAAATCTGATGTGGGGCATGCGATCACCGGAGCGGTCCTGGCGCCTCATCGACGATGCGCTTAAGGCATCGCACGGTGCGCGGCGCCAACAACTACTGGTGTTCCGCGCCAATCAGCTTGCGCTGGCGGCGAAGCCGCTTGAGGTCCTTGCGACCATGGCCGACGTCGACTATGAAGACCTCGACCCGTACGGCGCGACCATGGCCTACAGCGCCGAGAGCATGGCCTATGGCGAACTCGGTCAACCCGATCAGGCGGCGGCAAGGGCCATCGATGCCGATGAGGCACTCACGCTGAGCGAGCAGGGTAAATTCCTTCGCCAGACGTTGATGGAGTTTCACACGTTCGCCCTGGTGGCGGGCGGACGCATCGCCGAAGCGGTCGACGTTGCCGAATGGCACTTGCGCGCCCACCACGACGAGCCGCCGGATGTCCGAGCGGTGGCGTCAGAGATCCTCGGCATGGTGATGTTGGCCGCCGGCGATCTCAACGCGGCGCTGCGGCATCTGCCACATGAAGTCGATGCCAAGAACGCCAACAGTTTCCACGTCGTGAACAGCTTCCATCGCTTCCACTTGCTGCGTGCGCAGGCACTGGCCCGATCCGGCGATGCGGATGCAGCCGCTGACGCGCTGAAAACTGCGCGGGCGCACCAGCATCCGGCCTACGTGTACGTCACGTCCACCGAATTGCTGAGCGAAGCCTGGCTGGCCGCGGTCCGCTCGCGCTCCACCGAGGCGCGCCAACTCGCGCGCAAGGCGGCCGACTTCGCGCGCGACCACGATCAACTCGCCCGTGAAGTGTGGTGTCTACAGACCGCTGTGCAATTCGACGACACCGATGCGGCCGAGCGGCTCGCGGATCTGGCGACGCGCGTCGAAGGCCCGCGCGTTGCGGTCGCGGCGCGCTACGCGGCGGCGCTGCAAGCCGACGACGCCGGCGAACTCGACCGGGTATCAGCCGAATTCGAGGCGATGGGCGACTTGCTAACCGGCGCCGACGCCGCGGGGCAAGCCGCCACGTCACACCGGCGCGCGGGTCGCGCAGGCAGCGCGATGACCGCGGCGGCACGCGCACACCGGCTGGCGGCACGGTGTCACGGCGCGACCAGCCCCGCCGTCGAGGCAGCTTCCTTCGCTCCGCCGTTCACCAACCGAGAACGCGAGATCGCGGTGTTGGCTGCCCAGGGCCTGTCGAATCGTGAGATCGCCGAGGCGGTGTCGCTGTCCGTGCGGACCGTCGAGAGCCACATTTATCGGGCCTGCAGTAAGGCCGGTGTCGCCGGCCGTACCGGCCTTGCCGACGTCATCGGCGGTGCGGCCCGCACGCCTCGCTACGGCACCACCGCGCGGTGA